In one window of Escherichia coli DSM 30083 = JCM 1649 = ATCC 11775 DNA:
- the adeD gene encoding adenine deaminase yields MNNSINHKFHHISRTEYQELLAVSRGDAVADYIIDNVSILDLINGGEISGPIVIKGRYIAGVGAEYADAPALQRIDARGATAVPGFIDAHLHIESSMMTPVTFETATLPRGLTTVICDPHEIVNVMGEAGFAWFARCAEQARQNQYLQVSSCVPALEGCDVNGASFTLEQMLAWRDHPQVTGLAEMMDYPGVISGQNALLDKLDAFRHLTLDGHCPGLGGKELNAYIAAGIENCHESYQLEEGRRKLQLGMSLMIREGSAARNLNALAPLINEFNSPQCMLCTDDRNPWEIAHEGHIDALIRRLIEQHNVPLHVAYRVASWSTARHFGLNHLGLLAPGKQADIVLLSDARKVTVQQVLVKGEPIDAQTLQAEESARLAQSAPPYGNTIDRQPVSASDFALQFTPGKRYRVIEVIHNELITHSRSSVYSENGFDRDDVCFIAVLERYGQRLAPACGLLGGFGLNEGALAATVSHDSHNIVVIGRSAEEMALAVNQVIQDGGGLCVVRNGQVQSHLPLPIAGLMSTDTAQSLAEQIDALKAAARECGPLPDEPFIQMAFLSLPVIPALKLTSQGLFDGEKFAFTTLEFTE; encoded by the coding sequence ATGAATAATTCTATTAACCATAAATTTCATCACATTAGCCGGACTGAATACCAGGAATTGTTAGCCGTTTCCCGTGGAGACGCTGTTGCCGATTATATTATTGATAATGTCTCTATTCTCGACCTGATCAATGGCGGAGAAATTTCCGGCCCAATTGTGATTAAAGGACGTTACATTGCCGGTGTTGGCGCAGAATACGCTGATGCTCCGGCTTTGCAGCGGATTGATGCCCGCGGCGCAACGGCGGTGCCAGGGTTTATTGATGCTCACCTGCATATTGAATCCAGCATGATGACGCCAGTCACTTTTGAAACCGCGACCCTGCCGCGCGGCCTGACGACCGTTATTTGCGACCCTCATGAAATCGTCAACGTGATGGGCGAAGCCGGATTCGCCTGGTTTGCCCGCTGTGCCGAACAGGCAAGGCAAAACCAGTACTTACAGGTCAGCTCTTGCGTACCCGCACTGGAAGGCTGCGATGTTAATGGTGCCAGTTTTACCCTTGAACAGATGCTCGCCTGGCGGGACCATCCGCAGGTTACCGGCCTTGCAGAAATGATGGACTACCCTGGCGTAATTAGCGGGCAGAATGCGCTGCTCGATAAACTGGACGCATTTCGCCACCTGACGCTGGACGGTCACTGCCCGGGTTTGGGTGGTAAAGAACTTAACGCCTATATTGCTGCGGGTATTGAAAACTGCCACGAAAGTTATCAGTTGGAAGAAGGACGCCGGAAATTGCAACTCGGCATGTCATTGATGATCCGTGAAGGGTCCGCAGCCCGCAATCTCAACGCGCTGGCACCGTTGATCAACGAATTTAACAGCCCGCAATGCATGCTCTGTACCGATGACCGTAACCCGTGGGAGATCGCCCATGAAGGACACATCGATGCCTTAATTCGCCGCCTGATCGAACAACACAATGTACCGCTGCATGTGGCATATCGCGTAGCCAGCTGGTCGACGGCGCGCCATTTTGGTCTGAATCACCTCGGCTTACTGGCACCCGGCAAGCAGGCCGATATCGTCCTGTTGAGCGATGCGCGTAAGGTCACGGTGCAGCAGGTACTGGTGAAAGGCGAGCCGATCGATGCACAAACCTTACAGGCGGAAGAGTCGGCGAGACTGGCACAATCCGCCCCGCCATATGGCAATACCATTGATCGCCAGCCAGTTTCCGCCAGCGACTTTGCCCTGCAATTTACCCCCGGAAAACGCTATCGCGTTATTGAGGTAATCCATAACGAACTGATCACGCACTCCCGCTCCAGCGTCTACAGCGAAAACGGTTTTGATCGCGATGATGTGTGCTTTATTGCCGTTCTTGAGCGTTACGGACAACGACTGGCTCCGGCCTGTGGTTTGCTCGGCGGCTTTGGCCTGAATGAAGGTGCGCTGGCTGCGACGGTCAGCCATGACAGCCATAATATTGTAGTGATCGGTCGTAGCGCAGAAGAGATGGCGCTGGCGGTCAATCAGGTGATTCAGGATGGCGGCGGGCTGTGCGTGGTCCGTAACGGCCAGGTACAAAGTCATCTACCGTTGCCCATTGCCGGGCTAATGAGCACCGACACGGCGCAGTCACTGGCGGAGCAAATTGACGCCTTGAAAGCCGCCGCCCGTGAATGCGGTCCGTTACCCGATGAGCCGTTTATTCAGATGGCGTTTCTTTCCCTGCCAGTGATCCCCGCGCTGAAACTAACCAGTCAGGGGCTGTTTGATGGCGAGAAGTTTGCCTTCACTACGCTGGAATTCACGGAATAA
- the ysdE gene encoding protein YsdE yields MNVSQIYARNGELFSGRICKQKRQ; encoded by the coding sequence ATGAATGTTAGCCAGATATACGCCAGGAATGGGGAATTGTTTAGCGGCAGAATATGTAAACAAAAGCGGCAATAA
- the uhpA gene encoding transcriptional regulator UhpA — MITVALIDDHLIVRSGFAQLLGLEPDLQVVAEFGSGREALAGLPGCGVQVCICDISMPDISGLELLSQLPKGMATIMLSVHDSPALVEQALNAGARGFLSKRCSPDELIAAVHTVATGGCYLTPDISIKLASGRQDPLTKRERQVAEKLAQGMAVKEIAAELGLSPKTVHVHRANLMEKLGVSNDVELARRMFDGW; from the coding sequence ATGATCACCGTTGCCCTTATAGACGATCACCTTATCGTCCGCTCCGGCTTTGCGCAGCTGCTGGGGCTGGAACCTGATTTGCAGGTAGTTGCCGAGTTTGGTTCGGGGCGCGAGGCGCTGGCGGGGCTGCCGGGGTGCGGTGTGCAGGTGTGTATTTGCGATATCTCCATGCCTGATATCTCCGGTCTGGAGCTTCTAAGCCAGCTGCCGAAAGGCATGGCGACAATTATGCTCTCCGTTCACGACAGTCCGGCGCTGGTTGAGCAGGCGCTTAACGCCGGGGCGCGCGGCTTTCTCTCCAAACGCTGTAGCCCGGATGAACTCATTGCTGCGGTGCATACGGTTGCCACTGGCGGCTGTTATCTGACGCCGGATATTTCCATTAAACTGGCATCCGGTCGCCAGGACCCGCTAACCAAACGCGAACGCCAGGTGGCAGAAAAACTGGCGCAAGGAATGGCGGTGAAAGAGATTGCCGCCGAACTGGGCTTGTCGCCGAAAACGGTACACGTCCATCGCGCCAATCTGATGGAAAAACTGGGCGTCAGTAACGACGTTGAACTGGCGCGCCGCATGTTTGATGGCTGGTGA
- the uhpC gene encoding MFS transporter family glucose-6-phosphate receptor UhpC yields MLPFLKAPADAPLMTDKHEIDARYRYWRRHILLTIWLGYALFYFTRKSFNAAVPEILANGVLSRSDIGLLATLFYITYGVSKFVSGIVSDRSNARYFMGIGLIATGIINILFGFSTSLWAFAVLWVLNAFFQGWGSPVCARLLTAWYSRTERGGWWALWNTAHNVGGALIPIVMAASALHYGWRAGMMIAGCMAIVVGIFLCWRLRDRPQALGLPAVGEWRHDALEIAQQQEGAGLTRKEILTKYVLLNPYIWLLSFCYVLVYVVRAAINDWGNLYMSEMLGVDLVTANTAVTMFELGGFIGALVAGWGSDKLFNGNRGPMNLIFAAGILLSVGSLWLMPFASYVMQATCFFTIGFFVFGPQMLIGMAAAECSHKEAAGAATGFVGLFAYLGASLAGWPLAKVLDTWHWSGFFVVIAIAAGISALLLLPFLNAQTPREA; encoded by the coding sequence ATGTTGCCGTTTCTGAAAGCGCCCGCCGATGCGCCATTAATGACTGATAAACATGAAATTGATGCCCGCTATCGCTACTGGCGTCGGCATATTCTGCTGACCATCTGGCTGGGTTACGCGCTGTTTTACTTCACGCGTAAAAGTTTTAACGCCGCCGTACCAGAAATCCTTGCTAACGGCGTGCTCAGCCGTAGCGATATTGGCCTGTTAGCGACCCTGTTTTACATTACCTACGGCGTGTCGAAGTTTGTCTCCGGCATTGTCAGCGATCGCTCAAATGCCCGTTATTTTATGGGGATAGGGCTTATTGCCACGGGCATTATCAACATTCTGTTTGGCTTCTCGACGTCGCTATGGGCGTTTGCCGTGCTTTGGGTGTTGAACGCCTTTTTCCAGGGCTGGGGTTCACCGGTGTGTGCGCGTCTGTTAACCGCCTGGTATTCTCGTACCGAGCGCGGCGGTTGGTGGGCATTATGGAACACGGCGCATAACGTCGGCGGCGCACTCATTCCCATTGTGATGGCAGCGAGCGCGCTGCATTACGGCTGGCGTGCCGGGATGATGATTGCGGGTTGTATGGCGATAGTCGTGGGGATTTTTCTCTGCTGGCGGCTGCGCGATCGCCCGCAGGCGTTAGGTTTACCGGCGGTTGGTGAATGGCGGCACGACGCACTGGAGATTGCTCAACAACAAGAAGGGGCAGGGCTGACGCGTAAAGAGATCCTCACCAAATATGTGTTGCTGAATCCGTATATCTGGCTGCTTTCGTTTTGCTATGTGCTGGTCTATGTGGTTCGGGCGGCGATCAACGACTGGGGCAATTTGTATATGTCCGAGATGCTGGGCGTCGATCTGGTCACGGCGAATACGGCAGTGACAATGTTTGAACTGGGCGGATTTATCGGTGCGCTGGTAGCGGGTTGGGGTTCGGACAAACTGTTTAACGGCAACCGCGGGCCGATGAATTTGATTTTCGCCGCCGGAATTTTGCTTTCAGTCGGCTCGCTGTGGCTGATGCCATTTGCCAGCTACGTGATGCAGGCAACCTGCTTCTTCACCATTGGTTTTTTTGTCTTTGGCCCGCAGATGTTAATCGGCATGGCGGCGGCAGAGTGTTCCCACAAAGAGGCGGCAGGGGCGGCGACGGGATTTGTCGGCTTGTTTGCTTATCTTGGTGCGTCGCTTGCTGGTTGGCCGCTGGCGAAAGTACTCGATACCTGGCACTGGAGCGGATTTTTTGTGGTTATCGCCATCGCCGCCGGGATTTCCGCACTGCTATTACTGCCCTTTTTGAACGCCCAGACACCGCGAGAAGCGTGA
- the uhpB gene encoding signal transduction histidine-protein kinase/phosphatase UhpB: MKTLFSRLITVIACFFIFSAAWFCLWSISLHLVERPDMAVLLFPFGLRLGLMLQCPRGYWPVLLGAEWLLIYWLMQAVGLTHFSLLMIGSLLTLLPVALISRYRHQRDWRTLLLQGAALTAAALLQSLPWLWHGKESWNALLLTLTGGLTLAPICLVFWHYLANNTWLPLGPSLVSQPINWRGRHLVWYLLLFVISLWLQLGLPDELSRFTPFCLALPIIALAWHYGWQGALIATLMNAIALIASQTWRDHPVDLLLSLLVQSLTGLLLGAGIQRLRELNQSLQKELARNQHLAERLLETEESVRRDVARELHDDIGQTITAIRTQAGIVQRLAADNASVKQSGQLIEQLSLGVYDAVRRLLGRLRPRQLDDLTLEQAIRSLMREMELEGRGIVSHLEWRIDESALSENQRVTLFRVCQEGLNNIVKHADASAVTLQGWQQDERLMLVIEDDGSGLPPDSGQHGFGLTGMRERVTALGGTLTISCLHGTRVSVSLPQRYV, encoded by the coding sequence ATGAAGACGTTGTTCTCCCGCTTAATTACCGTTATTGCCTGCTTTTTTATCTTCTCTGCCGCATGGTTTTGCCTGTGGAGTATCAGCCTGCACCTGGTTGAGCGCCCTGATATGGCGGTGCTGTTATTTCCGTTTGGCCTGCGGCTAGGGCTAATGCTGCAATGCCCGCGCGGATACTGGCCGGTGCTACTGGGTGCGGAGTGGCTGCTGATTTACTGGCTAATGCAGGCGGTCGGTTTAACCCATTTCTCCTTATTGATGATCGGTAGTTTACTGACGTTATTGCCCGTGGCGCTGATCTCGCGCTATCGCCATCAACGTGACTGGCGCACCTTGCTGTTACAGGGTGCGGCGTTAACTGCGGCGGCGTTGTTGCAGTCGCTGCCCTGGCTTTGGCACGGCAAAGAGTCGTGGAATGCGCTGCTGCTGACTTTAACTGGCGGCCTGACGCTGGCCCCGATATGTCTGGTGTTCTGGCACTATCTGGCGAATAACACCTGGCTGCCGCTCGGCCCGTCACTGGTTTCTCAGCCAATCAACTGGCGCGGGCGACATCTGGTCTGGTACTTGCTGCTGTTTGTTATCAGTCTCTGGCTCCAGTTGGGATTGCCAGACGAACTGTCGCGCTTTACGCCATTCTGTCTGGCGCTGCCGATTATCGCGCTGGCCTGGCACTATGGTTGGCAAGGAGCGCTGATTGCGACATTGATGAACGCCATCGCGCTGATCGCCAGTCAAACCTGGCGCGATCATCCGGTGGATTTATTGCTCTCGCTGTTGGTGCAAAGTCTGACAGGGTTGTTACTGGGCGCAGGCATCCAGCGGTTGCGTGAACTTAACCAGTCGCTGCAAAAGGAACTGGCGCGCAATCAGCATCTCGCTGAACGGTTGCTGGAAACCGAAGAGAGCGTGCGCCGTGATGTGGCACGTGAGCTGCACGATGATATCGGTCAGACCATTACTGCTATTCGAACTCAAGCGGGCATTGTTCAGCGGCTGGCGGCAGATAACGCCAGCGTGAAACAGAGCGGGCAGCTCATCGAACAACTATCGCTGGGCGTTTACGACGCGGTGCGCCGTTTGTTAGGTCGGTTACGTCCGCGCCAGTTGGATGATCTCACCCTGGAGCAGGCCATCCGCTCACTGATGCGGGAAATGGAGCTGGAAGGGCGCGGCATTGTCAGCCATCTCGAATGGCGAATCGATGAATCAGCGTTAAGCGAAAACCAGCGAGTGACGCTGTTTCGTGTCTGCCAGGAAGGGCTGAACAACATTGTGAAACATGCTGATGCCAGCGCGGTCACCCTGCAAGGCTGGCAGCAGGATGAACGGTTGATGCTGGTGATTGAAGACGATGGCAGCGGTTTACCGCCAGATTCCGGGCAACACGGTTTTGGCCTTACCGGAATGCGCGAGCGCGTAACGGCGCTGGGTGGCACATTGACCATTTCCTGTCTGCACGGCACGCGTGTCAGCGTTTCTCTACCTCAACGTTATGTCTAA
- the ivbL gene encoding ilvB operon leader peptide IvbL, producing the protein MTTSMFNAKLLPTAPSAAVVVVRVVVVVGNAP; encoded by the coding sequence ATGACTACTTCCATGTTCAACGCAAAACTACTACCAACTGCGCCATCCGCCGCAGTGGTCGTCGTGCGTGTGGTGGTGGTCGTCGGCAATGCGCCGTAG
- the emrD gene encoding multidrug efflux MFS transporter EmrD encodes MKRHRNVNLLLMLVLLVAVGQMAQTIYIPAIADMARDLNVREGAVQSVMGAYLLTYGVSQLFYGPISDRVGRRPVILVGMSIFMLATLVAVTTSSLMVLIAASAMQGMGTGVGGVMARTLPRDLYERTQLRHANSLLNMGILVSPLLAPLIGGLLDTMWNWRACYLFLLVLCAGVTFSMARWMPETRPVDAPRTRLLTSYKTLFGNSGFNCYLLMLIGGLAGIAAFEACSGVLMGAVLGLSSMTVSILFILPIPAAFFGAWFAGRPNKRFSTLMWQSVICCLLAGLLMWIPDWFGVMNVWTLLIPAALFFFGAGMLFPLATSGAMEPFPFLAGTAGALVGGLQNIGSGVLASLSAMLPQTGQGSLGLLMTLMGLLIVLCWLPLATRMSHQGQPV; translated from the coding sequence ATGAAAAGGCATAGAAACGTCAATTTGTTATTGATGTTGGTATTACTCGTGGCCGTCGGTCAGATGGCGCAAACCATTTATATTCCAGCTATTGCCGATATGGCGCGCGATCTCAATGTCCGTGAAGGGGCGGTGCAGAGCGTAATGGGCGCTTATCTGCTGACTTACGGTGTCTCACAGCTGTTTTATGGCCCAATTTCCGATCGCGTGGGTCGCCGACCGGTGATCCTCGTCGGAATGTCCATTTTTATGCTGGCAACGCTGGTCGCGGTCACGACCTCCAGTTTGATGGTATTGATTGCCGCCAGCGCGATGCAGGGGATGGGCACCGGCGTTGGCGGCGTAATGGCGCGTACTTTGCCGCGCGATTTATATGAACGGACACAGTTGCGCCACGCTAACAGCCTGTTAAACATGGGGATTCTTGTCAGTCCACTGCTCGCACCACTAATCGGCGGTCTGCTGGATACGATGTGGAACTGGCGCGCCTGTTATCTCTTTTTGTTGGTACTTTGTGCCGGTGTGACTTTCAGTATGGCCCGCTGGATGCCGGAAACGCGTCCGGTCGACGCACCGCGCACGCGCCTGCTTACCAGTTATAAAACGCTTTTCGGTAACAGCGGTTTTAACTGTTATTTGCTGATGCTGATTGGCGGTCTGGCCGGGATTGCCGCCTTTGAAGCCTGCTCCGGCGTGCTGATGGGCGCGGTGTTAGGGCTGAGCAGTATGACGGTCAGTATTTTGTTTATTCTGCCGATTCCGGCGGCATTTTTTGGCGCATGGTTTGCCGGACGTCCCAATAAACGCTTCTCAACGTTGATGTGGCAGTCGGTTATCTGTTGCCTGCTGGCTGGCTTGCTGATGTGGATCCCCGACTGGTTTGGCGTGATGAATGTCTGGACGCTGCTCATTCCCGCCGCGCTGTTCTTTTTCGGTGCCGGGATGCTGTTTCCACTGGCTACCAGCGGCGCGATGGAGCCGTTCCCCTTCCTGGCGGGCACCGCTGGCGCGCTGGTCGGCGGTCTGCAAAACATTGGTTCCGGCGTGCTGGCGTCGCTCTCTGCGATGTTGCCGCAAACCGGTCAGGGCAGCCTGGGATTGTTGATGACCTTAATGGGATTGTTGATCGTGCTGTGCTGGCTACCGCTGGCGACGCGGATGTCGCATCAGGGGCAGCC
- the uhpT gene encoding hexose-6-phosphate:phosphate antiporter produces the protein MLAFLNQVRKPTLDLPLEVRRKMWFKPFMQSYLVVFIGYLTMYLIRKNFNIAQNDMISTYGLSMTQLGMIGLGFSITYGVGKTLVSYYADGKNTKQFLPFMLILSAICMLGFSASMGSGSVSLFLMIAFYALSGFFQSTGGSCSYSTITKWTPRRKRGTFLGFWNISHNLGGAGAAGVALFGANYLFDGHVIGMFIFPSIIALIVGFIGLRYGSDSPESYGLGKAEELFGEEISEEDKETESTDMTKWQIFVEYVLKNKVIWLLCFANIFLYVVRIGIDQWSTVYAFQELKLSKAVAIQGFTLFEAGALVGTLLWGWLSDLANGRRGLVACIALALIIATLGVYQHASNEYIYLASLFALGFLVFGPQLLIGVAAVGFVPKKAIGAADGIKGTFAYLIGDSFAKLGLGMIADGTPVFGLTGWAGTFAALDIAAIGCICLMAIVAVMEERKIRREKKIQQLTVA, from the coding sequence ATGCTGGCTTTCTTAAACCAGGTTCGCAAGCCGACCCTGGACCTTCCGCTCGAAGTGCGGCGCAAAATGTGGTTCAAACCGTTCATGCAATCCTACCTGGTGGTCTTTATCGGCTACCTTACGATGTACCTGATTCGCAAGAACTTTAACATCGCGCAGAACGACATGATCTCGACCTACGGGTTGAGCATGACGCAGCTGGGGATGATCGGCCTGGGCTTCTCCATCACTTATGGCGTGGGTAAAACGCTGGTTTCTTACTACGCCGACGGCAAAAACACCAAACAATTCCTGCCGTTCATGCTGATCCTGTCTGCCATTTGTATGCTGGGCTTCAGTGCCAGTATGGGCAGCGGCTCGGTTAGCCTGTTCCTGATGATTGCCTTCTACGCCTTGAGCGGCTTTTTCCAGAGTACCGGCGGTTCGTGCAGTTACTCCACCATCACCAAATGGACGCCGCGTCGTAAACGCGGGACATTCCTCGGTTTCTGGAACATTTCTCACAACCTTGGTGGTGCAGGCGCAGCAGGTGTGGCGCTGTTCGGCGCAAATTACCTGTTCGATGGTCATGTCATCGGCATGTTTATTTTCCCGTCGATTATCGCGCTGATTGTTGGTTTTATTGGTCTGCGTTACGGCAGCGACTCCCCGGAATCTTATGGCCTCGGCAAAGCTGAAGAGCTGTTTGGCGAGGAGATCAGTGAAGAGGATAAAGAGACAGAATCTACCGATATGACCAAGTGGCAGATCTTTGTTGAGTATGTGCTGAAAAACAAAGTGATCTGGCTGCTGTGCTTTGCCAACATTTTCCTCTATGTGGTGCGTATTGGTATCGACCAGTGGTCAACCGTGTATGCGTTCCAGGAACTGAAACTCTCTAAAGCGGTGGCGATTCAGGGCTTTACGCTGTTTGAAGCTGGTGCGCTGGTCGGTACGCTGCTGTGGGGCTGGCTCTCTGACCTGGCGAACGGTCGCCGTGGCCTGGTGGCCTGTATCGCGCTGGCGCTGATTATCGCCACGCTCGGTGTGTATCAACACGCCAGCAACGAATATATCTACCTGGCTTCTCTCTTTGCGTTGGGTTTCCTGGTCTTTGGCCCGCAATTGTTGATTGGTGTGGCGGCTGTTGGCTTTGTACCTAAAAAAGCGATTGGCGCTGCCGATGGTATTAAAGGCACCTTCGCTTACCTGATTGGTGACAGCTTTGCCAAGTTAGGTCTGGGAATGATTGCCGATGGGACGCCGGTATTTGGCCTTACCGGCTGGGCAGGCACCTTCGCCGCGCTGGATATCGCCGCGATTGGTTGTATCTGCCTGATGGCGATAGTGGCGGTGATGGAAGAACGCAAAATCCGCCGCGAGAAAAAAATTCAGCAGTTGACAGTGGCATAA
- the ilvN gene encoding acetolactate synthase small subunit, which translates to MQNTTHDNVILELTVRNHPGVMTHVCGLFARRAFNVEGILCLPIQDSDKSHIWLLVNDDQRLEQMISQIDKLEDVVKVQRNQSDPTMFNKIAVFFQ; encoded by the coding sequence ATGCAAAACACAACTCATGATAACGTGATTCTGGAACTCACCGTTCGCAACCATCCGGGTGTAATGACCCACGTTTGTGGCCTTTTTGCCCGTCGCGCTTTTAACGTTGAAGGCATTCTCTGCCTGCCGATTCAGGACAGCGACAAAAGCCACATCTGGCTACTGGTCAATGACGACCAGCGTCTGGAGCAGATGATAAGCCAAATCGACAAGCTGGAAGATGTGGTGAAAGTGCAGCGTAATCAGTCCGATCCGACCATGTTTAACAAGATTGCGGTGTTTTTTCAGTAA
- the ilvB gene encoding acetolactate synthase large subunit: MASSGTTSTRKRFTGAEFIVHFLEQQGIKIVTGIPGGSILPVYDALSQSTQIRHILARHEQGAGFIAQGMARTDGKPAVCMACSGPGATNLVTAIADARLDSIPLICITGQVPASMIGTDAFQEVDTYGISIPITKHNYLVRHIEELPQVMSDAFRIAQSGRPGPVWIDIPKDVQTAVFEIETQPAMAEKAAAPAFSEESIRDAAAMINAAKHPVLYLGGGVINAPARVRELAEKAQLPTTMTLMALGMLPKAHPLSLGMLGMHGVRSTNYILQEADLLIVLGARFDDRAIGKTEQFCPNAKIIHVDIDRAELGKIKQPHVAIQADVDDVLAQLIPLVEAQPRAEWHQLVADLQREFPCPIPKACDPLSHYGLINAVAACVDDNAIITTDVGQHQMWTAQAYPLNRPRQWLTSGGLGTMGFGLPAAIGAALANPDRKVLCFSGDGSLMMNIQEMATASENQLDVKIILMNNEALGLVHQQQSLFYKQGVFAATYPGKINFMQIAAGFGLETCDLNNEADPQAALQEIINRPGPALIHVRIDAEEKVYPMVPPGAANTEMVGE, translated from the coding sequence ATGGCAAGTTCGGGCACAACATCGACGCGTAAGCGCTTTACCGGCGCAGAATTTATCGTTCATTTCCTGGAACAGCAGGGCATTAAGATTGTGACGGGTATTCCGGGCGGTTCTATCCTGCCTGTTTACGATGCCTTAAGCCAAAGCACGCAAATCCGCCATATTCTGGCTCGCCATGAACAGGGCGCGGGGTTTATCGCTCAGGGAATGGCGCGCACCGACGGTAAACCGGCGGTCTGTATGGCCTGTAGTGGACCGGGTGCGACTAACCTGGTGACCGCCATTGCCGATGCGAGGCTGGACTCCATCCCGCTGATTTGCATCACTGGTCAGGTTCCCGCCTCGATGATCGGCACCGACGCCTTCCAGGAAGTCGACACCTACGGCATCTCTATCCCCATCACCAAACACAACTATCTGGTCAGACATATCGAAGAACTCCCGCAGGTCATGAGCGATGCCTTCCGTATTGCGCAATCAGGCCGCCCTGGCCCGGTGTGGATAGACATTCCTAAGGATGTGCAAACGGCAGTTTTTGAGATTGAAACACAGCCCGCTATGGCAGAAAAAGCCGCCGCACCCGCCTTTAGCGAAGAAAGTATTCGTGACGCGGCGGCGATGATTAACGCCGCCAAACACCCGGTGCTTTATCTGGGTGGTGGTGTGATCAACGCGCCTGCGCGAGTGCGTGAACTGGCGGAGAAAGCACAACTGCCTACCACCATGACTTTAATGGCGCTGGGTATGTTGCCAAAAGCGCATCCGCTGTCGCTGGGTATGCTGGGGATGCACGGTGTGCGCAGCACCAACTATATTTTGCAGGAGGCGGATCTGCTGATTGTACTCGGTGCGCGTTTTGATGACCGGGCGATTGGCAAAACCGAGCAGTTCTGTCCGAATGCCAAAATTATTCATGTCGATATCGACCGCGCAGAGCTGGGCAAAATCAAGCAACCGCATGTGGCAATTCAGGCGGATGTTGATGACGTGCTGGCGCAGTTGATCCCGCTGGTGGAAGCGCAACCGCGTGCAGAGTGGCACCAGTTGGTGGCGGATTTGCAGCGTGAATTCCCGTGTCCAATCCCGAAAGCGTGCGATCCATTAAGCCATTACGGCCTGATCAACGCCGTTGCCGCCTGTGTCGATGACAATGCGATTATCACCACCGACGTGGGTCAGCATCAGATGTGGACCGCGCAAGCCTATCCGCTCAATCGCCCACGCCAGTGGCTGACCTCCGGCGGGCTGGGCACGATGGGTTTTGGCCTGCCTGCGGCGATTGGCGCGGCGCTGGCGAACCCGGACCGCAAAGTGTTGTGCTTCTCCGGCGACGGCAGCCTGATGATGAATATTCAGGAGATGGCGACCGCCAGTGAAAATCAGCTGGATGTTAAAATCATTTTGATGAACAACGAAGCGCTGGGGCTGGTGCATCAGCAACAGAGTCTGTTCTACAAGCAGGGCGTTTTTGCCGCTACCTATCCGGGCAAAATCAACTTTATGCAGATTGCCGCCGGATTCGGCCTCGAAACCTGTGATTTGAATAACGAAGCCGATCCGCAGGCTGCATTGCAGGAAATCATCAATCGCCCTGGCCCGGCGCTGATCCATGTGCGCATTGATGCCGAAGAAAAAGTGTACCCGATGGTGCCGCCAGGTGCGGCGAATACTGAAATGGTGGGGGAATAA